One genomic window of Bradyrhizobium sp. B124 includes the following:
- a CDS encoding helix-turn-helix domain-containing protein, with the protein MRPENIHVTAPPRPSPDHSDCRAVASVLARVGDKWSVFVIMMLMEGPKRFNELKRMINGISQRMLTLTLRGLERDGLVTRTVFPTIPPRVDYELTDLGRGLAKPVKALGEWAFAHLPEIEGARTRFDGRNE; encoded by the coding sequence ATGAGACCTGAGAACATCCATGTGACTGCTCCGCCGCGGCCGAGTCCCGACCACAGCGATTGCCGTGCGGTCGCCTCCGTGCTGGCGCGGGTCGGCGACAAGTGGAGCGTGTTCGTGATCATGATGCTGATGGAGGGGCCGAAGCGCTTCAACGAGCTGAAGCGGATGATCAACGGCATCTCGCAACGGATGCTGACACTCACCTTGCGCGGGCTCGAGCGCGATGGCCTTGTCACGCGCACGGTGTTTCCGACCATTCCGCCGCGGGTCGATTACGAGCTCACGGATCTCGGCCGCGGCCTGGCGAAGCCGGTGAAGGCGCTCGGCGAATGGGCGTTCGCGCATCTGCCCGAGATCGAGGGCGCGCGAACACGGTTTGACGGACGCAACGAGTAA
- a CDS encoding FMN-dependent NADH-azoreductase has product MKLLHIDSSVLGSHSVSRQVSAAAVERLRQANPGLVVSYRDLTQTPLAHLSGLHLAASQGAAPDPSVRDDIATGQAVLDEFLAADIVVIGAPMYNFTIPSQLKAWIDRVVVAGKTFKYGAAGVEGLAGNKRVIIAISRGGYYGADTPMAALEHLETYLRGVFGFIGVKNLELIPADGIQVGPEHREKAVAGALQAAGSLNAA; this is encoded by the coding sequence ATGAAACTTCTGCACATCGACTCCTCGGTCCTCGGCTCCCACTCCGTCAGCCGCCAGGTTTCCGCCGCCGCCGTCGAGCGGCTGCGCCAGGCCAATCCCGGCCTGGTCGTGAGCTACCGCGATCTGACCCAGACCCCGCTCGCCCACCTCTCCGGCCTGCACCTCGCCGCCAGCCAGGGCGCGGCGCCGGACCCGTCGGTGCGCGACGACATCGCGACCGGTCAGGCGGTTCTCGACGAGTTCCTTGCCGCCGACATCGTCGTGATCGGCGCGCCGATGTACAATTTCACCATTCCTTCCCAGCTGAAGGCCTGGATCGACCGCGTCGTGGTCGCGGGCAAGACCTTCAAATACGGCGCCGCCGGCGTCGAGGGACTGGCCGGCAACAAGCGCGTCATCATCGCGATCTCGCGCGGCGGCTATTACGGCGCCGACACGCCGATGGCCGCGCTCGAGCACCTCGAGACTTATCTGCGCGGGGTGTTCGGCTTCATCGGCGTCAAGAATCTCGAGCTGATCCCCGCCGACGGCATCCAGGTCGGTCCCGAGCATCGCGAGAAGGCGGTCGCGGGCGCGCTGCAGGCCGCCGGCAGCCTGAACGCCGCCTGA
- a CDS encoding glucose 1-dehydrogenase, producing the protein MRLANKTALITGGNSGIGLATARLFVAEGAKVVITGRNKETLAAAARELGPNALAVVADATDVAALEAAVKQGAEKFGKYDVLFANAGIPGQTPVGGTTLAAFENVIRTNLTGVFFTVQAVAPYLNDGASIILNGSVISVLGNPGYSAYAASKAGVRAMARVMASELSPRNIRVNVVAPGAVRTPIWGAAIATPEAEKAFEQRIGKSTPLGRIGEPDHISKTVLFLASDDAAHVQGQELFIDGGATASPAGAPIYRG; encoded by the coding sequence GTGAGATTGGCGAACAAGACGGCGTTGATCACCGGCGGCAACAGCGGCATCGGGCTTGCGACAGCAAGGCTGTTCGTCGCCGAAGGCGCCAAGGTCGTCATCACCGGGCGCAACAAGGAGACGCTCGCGGCGGCGGCCCGGGAGCTTGGACCGAACGCGCTCGCGGTGGTGGCCGATGCCACCGATGTCGCGGCGCTGGAAGCCGCGGTGAAGCAGGGCGCGGAGAAGTTCGGCAAGTACGACGTGCTGTTCGCCAATGCCGGCATTCCCGGCCAGACGCCGGTCGGCGGCACCACGCTCGCCGCATTCGAAAATGTGATCCGCACCAATCTCACCGGCGTGTTCTTCACCGTGCAGGCGGTCGCGCCTTATCTGAACGACGGCGCGTCCATCATCCTCAACGGCTCGGTGATTTCGGTGCTCGGCAATCCCGGCTACTCGGCCTATGCCGCGAGCAAGGCCGGCGTGCGCGCGATGGCGCGGGTGATGGCGTCAGAACTGTCGCCGCGCAACATCCGCGTCAACGTGGTCGCTCCGGGCGCCGTGCGTACGCCGATCTGGGGCGCCGCGATCGCAACGCCCGAGGCCGAGAAGGCGTTCGAGCAGCGGATCGGAAAGTCCACGCCGCTCGGACGTATCGGTGAACCCGATCACATCTCGAAGACGGTGTTGTTCCTGGCGTCCGACGACGCAGCGCATGTGCAGGGGCAGGAACTGTTCATCGATGGCGGTGCAACGGCATCTCCCGCCGGCGCGCCGATCTATCGCGGCTAA
- a CDS encoding helix-turn-helix domain-containing protein, with translation MKRTSLAGDSCPVARALDVFGDWWSLLIIRDASLGRRRFGEFQASLGLAKNILATRLRTLVERGILKTVPASDGSAYQEYVLTPKGHGIFPILVALRQWTEEFDEHPDEIATIMVDRDKGKPVKKLALLSQDGRVLGATDTTLKPRPAAKRARRVMTT, from the coding sequence GTGAAACGAACCAGCCTTGCAGGCGACAGCTGTCCGGTGGCCCGCGCGCTCGACGTGTTCGGCGACTGGTGGTCGCTCCTGATCATCCGCGACGCCAGCCTCGGCCGGCGCCGTTTCGGCGAATTCCAGGCCAGCCTCGGGCTTGCGAAGAACATCCTCGCCACCCGGCTGCGCACGCTGGTCGAGCGCGGCATCCTGAAGACGGTCCCCGCCTCCGACGGCAGCGCCTATCAGGAATACGTCCTGACGCCGAAGGGCCACGGCATCTTTCCGATCCTGGTCGCGCTCCGGCAATGGACCGAGGAATTCGACGAGCATCCGGACGAGATCGCGACCATCATGGTCGACCGCGACAAGGGCAAGCCGGTCAAGAAGCTCGCGCTGCTTTCGCAGGACGGACGCGTGCTGGGAGCGACCGATACGACGTTGAAGCCGCGGCCTGCGGCGAAGCGCGCGCGGCGCGTTATGACGACGTAG
- the topA gene encoding type I DNA topoisomerase: MNIVIVESPAKAKTINKYLGSSYEVLASFGHVRDLPAKNGSVNPDANFQMIWEVDAKAAGRLNDIAKALKGADRLILATDPDREGEAISWHVLEVMKEKRALKDQKVERVVFNAITKQAVTDAMKAPRQIDGALVDAYMARRALDYLVGFTLSPVLWRKLPGARSAGRVQSVALRLVCDRELEIEKFVPREYWSLVATLLTPRGEAFEARLVGADGKKIARLDIGSGAEAEDFKKAIEAALFKIATVEAKPARRNPQAPFTTSTLQQEASRKLGFAPAHTMRIAQRLYEGIDIGGETTGLITYMRTDGVQIDPSAITQARKVIGEDYGNAYVPDAPRQYQAKAKNAQEAHEAIRPTDLSRRPATIGRRLDTDQARLYELIWKRTIASQMESAELERTTVDIEARAGARVLELRASGQVIKFDGFLALYQESRDDEEDEDSRRLPAMSQGEAVKRQSLAVTQHFTEPPPRFSEASLVKRMEELGIGRPSTYASILQVLKDRGYVKLEKKRLHGEDKGRVVVAFLENFFSRYVEYDFTADLEEQLDRISNNEIAWQQVLQDFWRGFIGAVNDIKDLRVAEVLDALDEMLGPHIYPPRADGGDVRQCPTCGTGRLNLKAGKFGAFVGCSNYPECRYTRPLAADSAESADRVLGTDPDTGFDVTVKAGRFGPYIQLGEQKDYAEGEKPKRAGIPKGTSPADVDLQLALKLLSLPREIGKHPETGQPITAGLGRFGPFVKHEKTYASLEAGDEVFDIGLNRAVTLIAEKIAKGPSGRRFGADPGKPLGDHPTLGAVALKNGRYGAYVAAGGVNATIPSDRTPDEITLAEAIALIDERAAKGGGKKAKKAKAEKPAKAKKAKSEKATSEETDGDAEAKPAKKAASKKAAAKPKTDATSKARAPVASGAKTSPAKSSAPAKAPAKKSAGKARG, encoded by the coding sequence ATGAATATCGTCATTGTGGAGTCGCCTGCCAAGGCCAAGACGATCAACAAATATCTGGGGTCCTCCTACGAGGTCCTGGCGTCGTTTGGCCATGTTCGCGACCTCCCGGCCAAGAACGGTTCGGTGAATCCCGACGCCAATTTCCAGATGATCTGGGAGGTCGATGCCAAGGCCGCCGGCCGGCTGAACGACATCGCCAAGGCGCTCAAGGGGGCCGACCGCCTGATTCTGGCGACCGACCCTGATCGCGAGGGCGAAGCGATCTCCTGGCACGTGCTGGAGGTGATGAAGGAGAAGCGCGCGCTGAAGGACCAGAAGGTCGAGCGCGTCGTGTTCAACGCCATCACCAAGCAGGCCGTCACCGACGCCATGAAGGCGCCGCGCCAGATCGACGGCGCGCTGGTCGACGCCTATATGGCGCGCCGCGCGCTGGACTATCTGGTCGGCTTCACGCTCTCGCCCGTGCTGTGGCGCAAGCTGCCCGGCGCCCGCTCCGCCGGCCGCGTGCAGTCGGTCGCGCTGCGGCTGGTCTGCGACCGCGAGCTCGAGATCGAGAAGTTCGTGCCGCGGGAGTACTGGTCGCTGGTCGCGACGCTGCTGACGCCGCGCGGCGAAGCCTTCGAGGCCCGGCTGGTCGGCGCCGACGGCAAGAAGATCGCACGGCTCGACATCGGCTCCGGCGCGGAAGCCGAGGACTTCAAGAAGGCGATCGAGGCCGCGCTGTTCAAGATCGCGACCGTCGAGGCCAAGCCGGCCCGGCGCAATCCGCAGGCGCCCTTCACCACCTCGACCCTGCAGCAGGAAGCCAGCCGCAAGCTCGGCTTCGCGCCGGCGCACACCATGCGCATCGCGCAGCGGCTGTATGAGGGCATCGACATCGGCGGCGAGACCACCGGTCTCATCACCTATATGCGAACCGACGGCGTGCAGATCGATCCGTCCGCGATCACCCAGGCCCGCAAGGTGATCGGCGAGGACTACGGCAACGCCTATGTGCCGGATGCCCCGCGCCAGTATCAGGCCAAGGCCAAGAACGCGCAGGAAGCGCACGAAGCGATCCGCCCGACCGATCTGTCGCGTCGCCCGGCCACCATCGGCCGAAGGCTCGATACCGATCAGGCGCGGCTCTACGAACTGATCTGGAAGCGCACCATTGCGAGCCAGATGGAATCGGCCGAGCTCGAGCGCACCACCGTCGACATCGAGGCCAGGGCCGGCGCTCGCGTGCTGGAGCTGCGCGCCTCCGGTCAGGTCATCAAGTTCGATGGCTTCCTCGCGCTCTATCAGGAAAGCCGCGACGACGAAGAGGACGAGGATTCACGCCGCCTGCCCGCGATGAGCCAGGGCGAGGCGGTGAAGCGCCAGAGCCTTGCCGTCACCCAGCACTTCACCGAGCCGCCGCCGCGCTTCTCGGAAGCATCATTGGTGAAGCGGATGGAAGAGCTCGGCATCGGCCGCCCCTCGACCTACGCCTCGATCCTGCAGGTGTTGAAGGACCGCGGCTACGTCAAGCTTGAGAAGAAGCGGCTGCACGGCGAGGACAAGGGCCGCGTCGTGGTCGCGTTCCTCGAGAATTTCTTCTCGCGCTACGTGGAGTACGACTTCACGGCCGATCTCGAGGAGCAGCTCGATCGCATCTCCAACAACGAGATCGCCTGGCAGCAGGTGCTGCAGGACTTCTGGCGCGGCTTCATCGGTGCGGTCAACGACATCAAGGACCTCCGCGTCGCCGAGGTGCTCGATGCGCTCGACGAGATGCTCGGCCCGCACATCTATCCGCCGCGCGCGGACGGCGGCGACGTCAGGCAGTGCCCGACCTGCGGCACCGGCCGGCTCAACCTCAAGGCCGGCAAGTTCGGCGCCTTCGTCGGCTGCTCGAACTATCCGGAATGCCGTTACACCCGCCCGCTCGCGGCCGACAGCGCCGAGAGCGCCGATCGCGTGCTCGGCACCGATCCCGACACCGGGTTCGACGTCACGGTGAAGGCCGGCCGGTTCGGCCCCTACATCCAGCTCGGCGAGCAGAAGGATTACGCCGAAGGCGAGAAGCCGAAGCGCGCCGGCATTCCCAAGGGCACCTCGCCTGCCGATGTCGACCTCCAACTGGCGCTGAAGCTGTTGTCGCTGCCGCGCGAGATCGGCAAGCACCCGGAGACCGGGCAGCCGATCACCGCCGGCCTCGGCCGGTTCGGGCCGTTCGTGAAGCACGAGAAGACCTATGCCAGCCTCGAGGCGGGCGACGAAGTGTTCGACATCGGGTTGAACCGCGCCGTCACGCTGATCGCGGAGAAGATCGCCAAGGGCCCGAGCGGCCGCCGCTTCGGCGCCGATCCGGGCAAACCGCTCGGCGACCATCCGACGCTCGGCGCGGTCGCGCTGAAGAACGGCCGCTACGGCGCCTATGTCGCGGCCGGCGGCGTCAACGCGACGATCCCGAGCGACCGCACCCCGGACGAGATCACGCTCGCGGAAGCGATCGCGCTGATCGACGAGCGCGCGGCCAAGGGCGGCGGCAAGAAGGCCAAGAAGGCGAAGGCGGAAAAGCCCGCCAAGGCCAAGAAAGCCAAGTCTGAAAAGGCAACGTCTGAAGAGACCGACGGCGACGCCGAGGCCAAGCCGGCCAAGAAGGCTGCGTCGAAGAAGGCCGCGGCGAAGCCGAAAACGGATGCGACCAGCAAGGCGCGCGCGCCGGTCGCCTCCGGTGCCAAGACCTCGCCTGCAAAGTCATCGGCACCAGCGAAAGCGCCCGCAAAGAAGAGCGCCGGCAAGGCAAGAGGATAA
- the rnr gene encoding ribonuclease R: MKRKPDHGFPGRDAIVAFIRANPGKVGTREIAREFGLKNADRIELKRILRELADDGTVAKRRRKIHEPAALPPTLLADITGRDSDGELIATPAEWDSDDGAAPKIRIEMPRRPKPGTTAGVGDRALLHVEVTDEHDGTPYRGRVIKVIDHGRTRILGIFRKNPDGGGRLIPVDKKQAGRELNIAKADSGDAEDGDLISVDLIRTRGYGLASARVKERLGSIASEKAISLIAINTHDIPQVFSAAAVRESEEAKPATLQGREDWRDAPLVTIDPPDAKDHDDAVHAEVDSDPNNKGGFIVHVAIADVAFYVRPGSALDRDALQRGNSVYFPDRVVPMLPERISNNLCSLVPGEPRGALAVRMVIGSDGRKRSHTFHRVLMRSAAKLAYAQAQAAIDGRPDDTTGPLLDPILKPLWSAYELVKLARNERDPLDLDLPERKILLKGDGTVDRVIVPQRLDAHRLIEEFMILANVAAAEMLEKKALPLIYRVHDEPSQEKVHNLQEFLKTLDLPFTKQGALRPTQFNRVLAQVAGEDYEPLVNEVVLRSQAQAEYSAENYGHFGLNLRRYAHFTSPIRRYADLIVHRALIRALDLGEGALPTDESVETLAEIAAQISVTERRAMKAERETTDRLIAHFLADRIGASFQGRISGVTRAGLFVKLDDTGADGLIPIRTIGSEYFNYDETRHALIGTRSGAMYRLGDVVDVRLVEAAPVAGALRFELLSEGQAIPRGRKRDGVGTERRPAGFGKGPNKGSSKKAHKERKARKKRDRAPAKPTSGKSKRGKSWK; encoded by the coding sequence GTGAAACGAAAACCCGACCATGGCTTTCCGGGCCGGGACGCCATCGTCGCCTTCATCCGCGCCAATCCAGGCAAGGTCGGCACCCGCGAGATCGCGCGCGAGTTCGGCCTGAAGAACGCCGACCGCATCGAGTTGAAGCGGATCCTCCGCGAACTCGCCGACGACGGCACGGTCGCCAAGCGCCGCCGCAAGATCCACGAGCCGGCGGCGCTGCCGCCGACCCTGCTCGCCGACATCACCGGCCGCGACAGCGACGGCGAGTTGATCGCGACGCCCGCCGAGTGGGACTCGGATGACGGCGCCGCCCCGAAAATCCGCATCGAGATGCCGCGGCGGCCAAAGCCCGGCACCACCGCCGGCGTCGGCGACCGCGCGCTGCTCCACGTCGAGGTGACCGACGAGCACGACGGCACGCCCTATCGCGGCCGCGTCATCAAGGTGATCGATCACGGCCGCACTCGCATCCTCGGCATCTTCCGCAAGAACCCTGATGGCGGCGGGCGCCTGATCCCGGTCGACAAGAAGCAGGCCGGCCGCGAGCTCAACATCGCCAAGGCCGACAGCGGCGACGCCGAGGACGGCGACCTCATCAGCGTCGACCTGATCCGCACCCGCGGCTATGGGCTCGCCTCCGCCCGCGTCAAGGAACGGCTCGGCTCGATCGCCAGCGAGAAGGCGATCAGCCTGATCGCGATCAACACCCACGACATCCCGCAGGTATTCTCCGCCGCCGCCGTGCGCGAATCCGAGGAAGCAAAACCCGCGACCTTGCAGGGCCGCGAGGACTGGCGCGACGCGCCGCTTGTCACCATCGACCCGCCGGATGCCAAGGATCACGACGACGCCGTTCATGCCGAGGTCGATTCCGATCCGAACAACAAGGGCGGCTTCATCGTCCATGTCGCGATCGCCGACGTCGCCTTCTACGTGCGGCCCGGCTCGGCGCTCGATCGCGACGCGCTCCAGCGCGGCAACTCGGTGTATTTCCCCGATCGCGTGGTGCCGATGCTGCCCGAGCGCATCTCCAACAATCTCTGCTCGCTGGTGCCGGGCGAGCCGCGCGGCGCGCTCGCGGTGCGCATGGTGATCGGCTCCGACGGTCGCAAGCGCTCGCACACCTTCCATCGCGTGCTGATGCGCTCGGCCGCGAAGCTCGCTTACGCGCAGGCGCAGGCCGCGATCGACGGCAGGCCCGACGACACGACGGGTCCCCTGCTTGATCCGATCCTGAAGCCGCTGTGGTCGGCCTATGAACTGGTCAAGCTCGCACGCAACGAGCGCGACCCGCTCGATCTCGATCTGCCCGAGCGCAAGATCCTCCTGAAGGGCGATGGCACCGTCGATCGGGTGATCGTGCCGCAGCGACTCGATGCGCACCGGCTGATCGAGGAGTTCATGATCCTCGCCAACGTCGCTGCGGCCGAGATGCTGGAGAAGAAGGCGCTGCCGCTGATCTATCGCGTGCACGACGAGCCGAGCCAGGAGAAGGTGCACAACCTCCAGGAATTCCTCAAGACGCTCGACCTGCCCTTCACCAAGCAGGGCGCGCTGCGTCCCACGCAATTCAATCGCGTGCTGGCACAGGTTGCCGGCGAGGATTACGAGCCGCTGGTCAATGAGGTCGTGCTGCGCTCGCAGGCGCAGGCCGAATACTCCGCCGAGAACTACGGCCATTTCGGCTTGAACCTGCGCCGCTACGCGCACTTCACCTCGCCGATCCGCCGCTACGCCGATCTGATCGTGCATCGCGCGCTGATCCGCGCGCTCGACCTTGGCGAAGGCGCCTTGCCGACCGACGAGAGCGTGGAGACGCTGGCCGAGATCGCCGCGCAGATTTCCGTCACCGAGCGCCGCGCGATGAAGGCGGAGCGCGAGACCACCGACCGGCTGATCGCGCATTTCCTCGCCGATCGCATCGGCGCCTCGTTCCAGGGCCGTATCTCCGGCGTGACGCGCGCCGGCCTGTTCGTGAAGCTCGACGACACCGGCGCCGACGGCCTGATCCCGATCCGCACCATCGGCAGCGAGTATTTCAACTATGACGAAACCCGCCACGCGCTGATCGGCACGCGCAGCGGCGCGATGTATCGGCTCGGCGACGTCGTCGACGTGCGGCTGGTCGAGGCCGCGCCGGTGGCGGGCGCGCTGCGTTTTGAGCTATTATCCGAAGGGCAGGCAATTCCGCGCGGCAGAAAACGCGACGGCGTCGGAACCGAGCGCCGCCCCGCGGGATTTGGCAAGGGGCCGAATAAGGGATCCAGCAAGAAGGCGCACAAGGAACGGAAGGCACGCAAGAAGAGGGACCGCGCGCCGGCGAAGCCGACATCCGGCAAATCGAAGCGAGGCAAGTCATGGAAGTGA
- a CDS encoding DUF983 domain-containing protein, translating to MEVTPPTVVWTSDAAEPEKRDVWTAMKRGFLSRCPRCGKGRLFRKFLKCDGHCPVCDLDFTPHRADDLPAYLVIVIVGHIVVPTALWIETNYSPPVWLQLAIYLSFTLFASLALLQPVKGAVIGLQWALRMHGFDENPPSDIPQV from the coding sequence ATGGAAGTGACACCGCCCACGGTGGTCTGGACCAGCGACGCAGCTGAGCCCGAGAAGCGCGACGTGTGGACCGCGATGAAGCGCGGGTTCCTCAGCCGTTGTCCGCGCTGCGGAAAAGGCAGGCTGTTCCGCAAGTTTCTCAAATGCGACGGCCATTGCCCGGTCTGCGATCTCGATTTCACACCGCATCGCGCCGACGATCTGCCCGCCTATCTCGTCATCGTCATTGTCGGCCATATCGTGGTACCGACCGCGCTGTGGATCGAGACCAACTATTCGCCGCCGGTGTGGCTGCAACTTGCGATCTATTTGTCGTTCACGCTGTTCGCATCGCTGGCGCTGTTGCAGCCGGTAAAGGGAGCCGTGATCGGATTGCAATGGGCCCTGCGCATGCATGGCTTTGACGAGAATCCCCCTAGCGACATCCCGCAGGTCTAG
- a CDS encoding NUDIX hydrolase, with translation MTEAAAPAAVVHQGEKEADHHAYFRPKDAATLILIDRSGAKPKVLVGKRHDKVVFMPGKFVFPGGRVDKADNRVPVAAPITPELEANLLKGSPKITPGRARALANAAIREACEETGLCLGRKVEKSQKLDGPWAPFADAGLLPDPSSLFLIARAITPPGRVRRFDTRFFTADASTIAHRVEGVVHADAELVELVWVEIGSEPLADAHAMTKNVLAELDRRLATGPLRHDAPVPFFHFSGGKMHKDVLGA, from the coding sequence ATGACTGAAGCTGCCGCCCCTGCCGCCGTCGTCCACCAGGGCGAAAAGGAAGCCGATCATCACGCATACTTCCGGCCGAAGGATGCGGCGACGCTGATCCTGATCGATCGCTCCGGCGCCAAGCCGAAGGTCTTGGTCGGCAAGCGCCACGACAAGGTCGTGTTCATGCCGGGCAAATTCGTCTTCCCAGGCGGCCGCGTCGATAAGGCCGACAACCGCGTGCCGGTCGCAGCCCCGATCACGCCGGAGCTCGAAGCCAATCTGTTGAAGGGCAGCCCGAAGATCACGCCCGGCCGCGCCCGTGCGCTTGCCAATGCGGCGATCCGCGAAGCCTGCGAAGAGACCGGGCTCTGCCTCGGCCGCAAGGTCGAGAAGTCGCAGAAGCTCGATGGCCCGTGGGCGCCGTTCGCCGACGCTGGCCTGCTGCCCGATCCGTCCAGCCTGTTCCTGATCGCGCGTGCGATCACCCCGCCTGGCCGCGTCCGCCGCTTCGACACCCGCTTCTTCACCGCGGACGCCTCGACGATCGCGCATCGTGTCGAAGGCGTGGTGCATGCCGATGCCGAGCTGGTCGAGCTCGTGTGGGTCGAGATCGGCTCAGAGCCGCTCGCGGACGCGCACGCCATGACCAAAAACGTGCTCGCAGAGCTCGACCGCCGTCTCGCCACCGGCCCGCTCCGCCACGACGCGCCCGTGCCGTTCTTCCATTTCTCCGGCGGCAAGATGCACAAGGACGTGCTGGGGGCGTGA
- a CDS encoding LLM class flavin-dependent oxidoreductase, translated as MAKRQLKLGAFMRPISIHTGAWRYPGAWPDANFNFDHIKTLIRKLEAGKFDAFFMADHLAVLNMPINALKRSHTVTSFEPFTLLSALAAVTENIGLIATGSTTFDEPYHVARRFASLDHISGGRAGWNIVTTSNPDAALNFGLDDHMEHAERYKRAREFYDVVTGLWDSFADDAFVRDVESGLFVDPDKMHVLNHKGKYLSVRGPLNIARPVQGWPVIVQAGASDDGRQLAAETAEAVFTGGGSLADGQKLYADIKGRMEKIGRDPEHLKILPGAFVVVGDSVEEAKEKRALLDSRVHYDSAIASLSVILGTDASAFDPDGQLPPIPETNASKSGRQRLVDVAARDKLTVRQLAQRVGGYGGLAFVGTPQTIADQMEEWLTGRGSDGFNIMFPYLPQGLFEFVDKVVPELQKRGIYRTAYEGRTLRENLGLPRPKNQFFGG; from the coding sequence ATGGCGAAGCGTCAACTCAAGCTCGGCGCATTCATGCGGCCGATCAGCATTCACACCGGCGCCTGGCGCTATCCCGGGGCCTGGCCTGACGCCAATTTCAACTTCGACCACATCAAGACGCTGATCCGGAAGCTCGAGGCCGGCAAGTTCGACGCCTTCTTCATGGCCGACCATCTGGCCGTGCTGAACATGCCGATCAACGCGCTGAAGCGCAGCCACACCGTGACGTCGTTCGAGCCGTTCACCCTGCTCTCGGCACTCGCGGCCGTCACCGAGAATATCGGCCTGATCGCGACCGGCTCGACCACCTTCGACGAGCCCTATCACGTCGCCCGCCGCTTCGCTTCGCTCGACCACATCTCCGGCGGCCGCGCCGGCTGGAATATCGTCACCACGTCCAATCCAGACGCGGCGTTGAATTTCGGCCTCGACGATCACATGGAGCACGCCGAGCGCTACAAGCGCGCCCGCGAGTTCTACGATGTCGTCACCGGCCTGTGGGACTCCTTTGCCGACGATGCGTTCGTGCGCGATGTCGAGTCCGGGCTGTTCGTCGATCCCGACAAGATGCATGTGCTCAACCACAAGGGCAAATATCTCTCGGTGCGCGGCCCTCTCAACATCGCCCGCCCGGTGCAGGGCTGGCCGGTCATCGTGCAGGCCGGTGCCTCCGACGACGGCAGGCAGCTTGCGGCCGAGACGGCGGAGGCCGTGTTCACCGGCGGCGGCAGCCTTGCGGACGGACAGAAGCTCTATGCCGACATCAAGGGCCGCATGGAAAAGATCGGCCGCGATCCCGAGCATCTGAAGATCCTGCCCGGCGCCTTTGTCGTGGTCGGCGACAGCGTCGAGGAGGCCAAGGAGAAGCGCGCGCTGCTCGACAGCCGTGTGCATTACGACAGCGCGATCGCCTCGCTCTCGGTGATCCTCGGCACCGATGCGTCGGCCTTCGATCCCGACGGGCAATTGCCGCCGATCCCGGAAACCAATGCCAGCAAGAGCGGCCGCCAGCGCCTCGTCGATGTCGCCGCGCGCGACAAGCTGACCGTGCGCCAGCTCGCGCAGCGCGTCGGCGGCTATGGCGGGCTTGCCTTCGTCGGCACGCCGCAGACCATCGCCGACCAGATGGAGGAATGGCTGACCGGCCGCGGCAGCGACGGTTTCAACATCATGTTCCCCTATCTGCCGCAGGGCCTGTTCGAGTTCGTCGACAAGGTGGTGCCGGAACTGCAAAAGCGCGGGATTTACCGCACCGCGTACGAAGGTCGGACCCTGCGCGAGAATTTGGGCTTGCCGCGGCCCAAAAATCAGTTCTTCGGGGGCTAA
- the rpmG gene encoding 50S ribosomal protein L33, with product MAKAVTIKVKLVSTADTGFYYVAKKNSRTMTDKLVKKKYDPVARKHVEFKEAKIK from the coding sequence ATGGCCAAAGCGGTCACCATCAAGGTCAAGCTCGTGTCGACGGCCGATACCGGCTTCTATTACGTCGCCAAGAAGAATTCGCGCACCATGACCGACAAACTGGTCAAGAAGAAGTACGACCCGGTCGCGCGCAAGCACGTCGAGTTCAAGGAAGCCAAGATCAAGTAA